Proteins encoded by one window of Vitis riparia cultivar Riparia Gloire de Montpellier isolate 1030 chromosome 11, EGFV_Vit.rip_1.0, whole genome shotgun sequence:
- the LOC117925385 gene encoding uncharacterized protein LOC117925385 translates to MDIDLALRMPKPDELNEQSTQEDEVYWGKWERSNRLSLMIMKRRIPEAFRGAITYEVTNASDFLAEIQKRFAKNDKAETSTLLASLISMKYKGKVNVWEYIMEMSHLASKLKALKLELSDDLLVHLVLISLPARFNQFKRKRD, encoded by the exons ATGGATATAGACTTAGCCTTGAGAATGCCCAAACCCGATGAACTCAATGAGCAAAGTACTCAAGAGGATGAGGTTTATTGGGGTAAGTGGGAACGTTCAAATAGGCTAagtcttatgatcatgaagCGCAGAATTCCAGAAGCTTTCAGGGGTGCGATAACCTATGAGGTTACTAATGCCAGTGACTTCCTTGCGGAAATTCAGAAACGTTTTGCCAAAAACGATAAGGCTGAAACGAGCACGCTTTTAGCAAGCTTGATTTCAATGAAGTATAAAGGCAAGGTTAATGTTTGGGAGTACATCATGGAGATGTCTCATCTTGCTTCAAAACTTAAGGCTTTGAAACTTGAGTTATCTGATGATTTACTCGTGCATTTGGTTCTCATCTCTCTTCCTGCACGATTTAATCAATTCAAG aggaagagagattga